From Rhododendron vialii isolate Sample 1 chromosome 10a, ASM3025357v1, the proteins below share one genomic window:
- the LOC131302825 gene encoding uncharacterized protein LOC131302825, translating to MKNVVGKVVSESQNAFVQGRQILDAVLVANECVDSRLKSGTPGIACKLDIEKAYDHPVSFRLLEDYAGGSPSLLFIVVMEVLSCMIQKAVQGGFLEGFKVGRVDGARLMVSHILYADDTLLFCNADLTQVGYLR from the exons ATGAAGAATGTAGTGGGAAAAGTTGTTTCAGAGTCCCAAAATGCTTTTGTTCAAGGCAGACAAATTCTTGACGCAGTTTTGGTTGCTAACGAATGTGTGGATTCGAGATTGAAGAGTGGTACTCCAGGTATCGCGTGTAAGCTGGACATTGAAAAGGCGTACGACCAT CCGGTTTCTTTCAGACTTCTAGAGGATTATGCCGGGGGATccccttctcttctttttattgTGGTCATGGAGGTGCTCAGTTGTATGATTCAGAAAGCAGTACAAGGTGGATTTTTAGAGGGTTTCAAGGTGGGCAGGGTGGATGGCGCACGATTGATGGTTTCTCACATTCTATATGCGGATGACACTCTTCTGTTTTGCAATGCGGATCTGACTCAGGTGGGATATCTTCGGTAA